In a genomic window of Pseudoxanthomonas sp. Root65:
- the xylA gene encoding xylose isomerase: MSTQPFIGAKEYFPGIGRIPFEGRGSDNPLAFKVYDAQKKIGGKTMQEHLRFAVCYWHTFCNAGHDPFGPGTRHFPWEAGSPMATAEAKVDAAFEFFTKLGVPYWCFHDIDLAPDADDIGQYEKNLKHMVALAKTRQDATGIKLLWGTANLFSHPRYMNGASTNPDFAVVARAAVQVKAALDATVELGGEHYVFWGGREGYASLVNTQMKREVEHFARFLTMARDYGRSIGLKGNFLIEPKPMEPMKHQYDFDSATVAGFLKEHGLAKDFKLNIEANHATLSGHTFEHDLQVASDHGLLGSIDANRGNAQNGWDTDQFPTDLYDTVGAMLVVLRQGGLEGGLNFDAKVRRESTDLEDLFIAHIGGMDAFARGLEVAHALLIESPWEQWRAERYASFDSGKGKDFENGTLGLADLAALAAGQGEPKQVSGKQERYENLLNQYLLR, translated from the coding sequence ATGAGCACCCAGCCCTTCATCGGCGCCAAGGAATATTTCCCCGGCATCGGCCGCATCCCGTTCGAGGGCCGCGGCTCGGACAATCCGCTGGCCTTCAAGGTCTATGACGCGCAGAAGAAGATCGGTGGCAAGACCATGCAGGAGCACCTGCGTTTCGCGGTCTGCTACTGGCACACCTTCTGCAACGCCGGCCACGATCCGTTCGGCCCGGGCACGCGCCATTTCCCGTGGGAGGCCGGCTCGCCGATGGCCACCGCCGAAGCCAAGGTCGATGCGGCGTTCGAGTTCTTCACCAAGCTGGGCGTGCCGTACTGGTGCTTCCACGACATCGACCTGGCGCCGGATGCCGACGACATCGGCCAGTACGAGAAGAACCTCAAGCACATGGTGGCGCTGGCCAAGACGCGCCAGGACGCCACCGGCATCAAGCTGCTGTGGGGCACGGCCAACCTGTTCTCGCATCCGCGCTACATGAACGGTGCGTCCACCAACCCCGATTTCGCGGTGGTCGCCCGCGCGGCGGTGCAGGTGAAGGCCGCACTCGATGCCACCGTCGAACTGGGCGGCGAGCATTATGTGTTCTGGGGCGGTCGCGAAGGCTATGCCTCGCTGGTCAACACGCAGATGAAGCGCGAGGTGGAACACTTCGCCCGCTTCCTGACCATGGCGCGCGACTACGGCCGCAGCATCGGCTTGAAGGGCAACTTCCTGATCGAGCCCAAGCCGATGGAGCCGATGAAGCACCAGTACGACTTCGACAGCGCCACCGTGGCCGGCTTCCTGAAGGAACACGGGCTGGCGAAGGATTTCAAGCTCAACATCGAGGCCAACCACGCCACGCTGTCGGGCCATACCTTCGAGCACGACCTGCAGGTGGCGTCCGACCACGGCCTGCTGGGCAGCATCGACGCCAATCGCGGCAATGCGCAGAACGGCTGGGATACCGACCAGTTCCCGACCGACCTGTACGACACGGTCGGCGCGATGCTGGTGGTGCTGCGCCAGGGCGGGCTGGAAGGCGGCCTGAACTTCGACGCCAAGGTGCGTCGCGAATCGACGGATCTGGAAGACCTGTTCATCGCCCACATCGGCGGCATGGACGCGTTCGCGCGTGGTCTGGAAGTGGCGCACGCGTTGCTCATCGAGTCGCCGTGGGAACAGTGGCGCGCCGAGCGCTACGCCAGCTTCGACAGCGGCAAGGGCAAGGACTTCGAGAACGGCACGCTGGGTCTGGCTGATCTTGCCGCGCTGGCGGCCGGGCAGGGCGAGCCGAAGCAGGTGAGCGGCAAGCAGGAGCGCTACGAGAACCTGCTCAACCAGTACCTGCTGCGCTGA
- a CDS encoding sugar porter family MFS transporter, producing MNQAMTGGENTRLIILISLVATIGGFLFGFDSGVINGTVDGLKVAFGSDAAVTGFNVASMLLGCAVGAWFAGTLADRYGRRTMLLWSAVFFLVSAWGSGIATSSVEFVVYRIIGGFAVGAASVMSPAYISEVSPARYRGRLATVQQIAIISGLFAAFLSNYFLAKFASSSLAPLWLGYEAWRWMFWVEILPATLFLGALLFIPESPRYLAAKGRKEQALAVLKRLYGDATGVRKLAEIDASLASDHHAPRLSDLISKATGKVRPIVWVGIGLATFQQLVGINVVFYYGAVLWQAVGFSENDALLINVISGALSIGACVVSMLLVDRIGRKPLLWTGSAGMAVTLGLVAFAFSTGTLDAAGKLQLSDNMGVLALVAANLYVVFFNLSWGPVMWVMLGEMFPNQIRGSGLAVAGLAQWSANFLITWTFPMLLTGIGLAGAYGLYTLAAAISVLFVLKYVHETKGRELEQMEG from the coding sequence ATGAACCAGGCAATGACCGGGGGAGAGAACACCAGGCTGATTATCCTGATCAGCCTGGTCGCGACGATCGGCGGCTTCCTGTTCGGCTTCGACAGCGGGGTCATAAACGGCACCGTGGACGGGCTGAAGGTGGCCTTCGGGTCCGATGCGGCGGTGACCGGATTCAACGTGGCGTCCATGCTGCTGGGCTGCGCCGTCGGCGCCTGGTTCGCGGGGACGCTGGCCGACCGCTACGGTCGGCGGACGATGTTGCTGTGGTCGGCGGTGTTCTTCCTCGTCTCCGCATGGGGCTCGGGCATCGCGACGTCGTCGGTCGAGTTCGTGGTGTACCGGATCATCGGCGGATTCGCGGTCGGCGCCGCCAGCGTCATGTCGCCTGCCTACATCAGCGAGGTTTCGCCGGCGCGCTACCGCGGGCGCCTGGCCACGGTGCAGCAGATTGCGATCATCTCGGGCCTGTTCGCGGCGTTCCTCAGCAACTATTTCCTGGCCAAGTTCGCCAGTTCCTCGCTGGCCCCGCTGTGGCTCGGGTATGAAGCGTGGCGCTGGATGTTCTGGGTGGAGATCCTGCCGGCGACGTTGTTCCTGGGCGCGCTGCTGTTCATCCCCGAGAGTCCGCGCTACCTGGCCGCCAAGGGCAGGAAGGAGCAGGCGCTCGCCGTGTTGAAGCGGCTCTATGGCGACGCGACCGGGGTGCGCAAGCTGGCCGAGATCGATGCGTCGCTCGCGTCGGACCACCATGCGCCGCGGCTGTCCGACCTGATCAGCAAGGCCACCGGCAAGGTGCGCCCCATCGTCTGGGTGGGCATCGGCCTGGCTACGTTCCAGCAGCTGGTCGGTATCAACGTGGTGTTCTATTACGGCGCGGTGTTGTGGCAGGCCGTGGGCTTCTCCGAGAACGACGCGCTGCTGATCAACGTCATCTCCGGTGCGTTGAGCATCGGCGCCTGCGTCGTCTCGATGCTGCTGGTCGACCGCATCGGCCGCAAGCCGCTGCTGTGGACGGGGTCGGCCGGCATGGCCGTGACGCTGGGGCTGGTGGCCTTCGCGTTCTCCACCGGCACGCTGGATGCCGCCGGCAAGCTGCAACTGTCCGACAACATGGGCGTGCTGGCGCTGGTGGCGGCCAACCTCTACGTGGTGTTCTTCAACCTGTCTTGGGGCCCGGTGATGTGGGTGATGCTGGGCGAGATGTTCCCCAACCAGATCCGCGGCTCGGGCCTGGCGGTGGCCGGGCTGGCGCAGTGGAGCGCGAACTTCCTGATCACCTGGACGTTCCCCATGCTGCTCACGGGGATCGGCCTGGCCGGCGCCTACGGCCTTTACACGCTGGCGGCTGCGATCTCGGTGCTCTTCGTGCTGAAGTATGTTCACGAGACCAAAGGTCGTGAACTGGAGCAGATGGAAGGATGA
- a CDS encoding DUF6445 family protein: MLISPHPEIRISRHVIGREHAPLLVVDNVLADPERMLRKAASRSFEKMPGMFPGIRSPAPLSYQSFLEALLNPLLRETFDLEPGRFVFPMCHFSLVTQPPDTLHFLQRVPHIDSVSGQGLATVHYLFRGPWGGTDFYRHRRSGFEYVDESRHAAYFECLAQESREQAALANGYIDGDTALYERVGDVEGVFNRLVVYRRNSLHSGRIDSGRPLPADPQQGRLSINAFIDIAR, from the coding sequence ATGCTGATCTCGCCGCATCCGGAGATCCGGATCAGCCGACACGTCATTGGCCGCGAGCATGCGCCGCTGCTGGTCGTCGACAACGTGCTGGCCGATCCCGAGCGCATGCTGCGCAAGGCGGCGAGCCGGTCGTTCGAGAAGATGCCGGGCATGTTCCCCGGCATCCGGTCGCCGGCACCGCTGTCCTATCAGTCGTTCCTGGAAGCATTGTTGAATCCGCTGCTGCGCGAGACCTTCGATCTGGAACCGGGCCGCTTCGTGTTCCCGATGTGCCACTTCTCGCTGGTGACGCAGCCACCGGACACGCTGCATTTCCTGCAGCGGGTGCCGCACATCGATTCCGTCAGCGGGCAGGGTCTTGCCACGGTGCACTACCTGTTCCGTGGCCCATGGGGTGGCACGGATTTCTACCGGCATCGACGCAGCGGGTTCGAGTACGTCGACGAAAGCCGGCACGCGGCCTACTTCGAGTGCCTCGCGCAGGAGAGCCGCGAACAGGCCGCGCTAGCCAACGGATACATCGATGGCGATACGGCGCTGTACGAGCGCGTCGGCGATGTGGAGGGCGTGTTCAACCGGCTTGTGGTGTACCGGCGCAACTCGCTGCACTCGGGACGGATCGACAGCGGCAGGCCACTGCCGGCCGACCCGCAGCAGGGCCGGCTGTCGATCAATGCCTTCATCGATATCGCGCGGTGA
- the xylB gene encoding xylulokinase → MDLVAGIDAGTQSLKVVVYDPAARVIVASASEPLALMSGDDGRREQHPADWVVAMRVCFARLEPAVRARIGALAVSGQQHGFVPVDAAGEVLAPAKLWCDTSTTAECEHIMAAVGGATRTIALAGNPILAGYTASKLPWTKTHRPDAYGQLATILLPHDYLNFVLTGQRFCEYGDASGTGWLDVRTRTWSADLLRATDPERDLADCLPPIAAPDALFDIDSATASQLGLPATVKVAVGGGDNMMAAIGTGCVEEGRLAMSLGTSGTLFAYSDTPVVDPQGAWAAFCSSTGGWLPLICTMNCTVATEQVASAFGFSSREGDAHLHATPPGADGLVMLPFLNGERTPDLPRGKGVLAGIDTINMTPAHVYRAAMEGATYSLKYGYDAFVRAGMRFERIVLTGGGSNSAAWRQLVADVFGLPVDVPAQAEGAALGAALQALWARGRAQAQGASIADITREHIAIDPALSATPDPARTPAYAAAYQRFLHYLDAVSPLQRG, encoded by the coding sequence ATGGATTTGGTCGCCGGGATTGATGCGGGCACGCAGAGCCTGAAGGTGGTGGTCTATGACCCCGCCGCGCGCGTGATCGTGGCCAGCGCCAGCGAGCCGCTGGCGCTGATGAGCGGGGACGATGGCCGTCGCGAGCAGCATCCGGCCGATTGGGTGGTGGCGATGCGGGTCTGCTTCGCGCGCCTGGAGCCTGCGGTGCGCGCGCGCATCGGCGCACTGGCGGTCTCCGGGCAGCAGCACGGCTTCGTGCCGGTGGACGCGGCCGGCGAGGTGCTGGCACCGGCCAAGCTGTGGTGCGACACCAGCACCACGGCCGAGTGCGAGCACATCATGGCCGCAGTGGGCGGTGCCACGCGCACCATCGCCCTGGCCGGCAATCCGATCCTGGCCGGGTACACGGCGTCCAAGCTGCCGTGGACTAAAACGCATCGACCGGACGCCTACGGGCAGCTGGCAACCATCCTGCTGCCGCACGACTACCTCAACTTCGTGCTCACCGGGCAGCGCTTCTGCGAGTACGGCGACGCGTCCGGCACCGGCTGGCTGGATGTGCGCACGCGCACCTGGTCGGCCGATCTGCTGCGCGCCACCGATCCGGAGCGTGATCTCGCCGACTGCCTGCCGCCGATCGCGGCGCCCGATGCGCTGTTCGACATCGATTCCGCCACGGCGTCTCAGCTGGGCCTGCCCGCCACGGTCAAGGTCGCGGTCGGCGGCGGCGACAACATGATGGCGGCCATCGGCACCGGCTGCGTGGAAGAGGGCCGGCTAGCGATGAGCCTGGGCACCTCCGGCACGCTGTTCGCCTATTCCGACACGCCGGTAGTGGATCCGCAGGGCGCTTGGGCGGCCTTCTGTTCGTCCACCGGTGGCTGGCTGCCGCTGATCTGCACGATGAACTGCACGGTGGCGACCGAACAGGTGGCCAGCGCCTTCGGCTTCAGCTCGCGCGAGGGCGATGCCCACCTGCATGCCACGCCACCGGGTGCGGACGGTCTGGTGATGCTGCCGTTCCTCAATGGCGAACGCACGCCGGACCTGCCGCGCGGCAAGGGCGTGCTGGCCGGCATCGACACCATCAACATGACGCCGGCGCACGTCTACCGCGCCGCCATGGAGGGCGCCACCTACAGCCTGAAGTACGGCTACGACGCGTTCGTGCGTGCGGGCATGCGCTTCGAGCGCATCGTGCTGACCGGCGGCGGCAGCAACAGCGCGGCCTGGCGGCAACTGGTGGCCGACGTGTTCGGGCTGCCGGTCGACGTGCCCGCGCAGGCCGAGGGCGCCGCGCTGGGCGCGGCCCTGCAGGCGCTGTGGGCACGGGGCCGCGCGCAAGCGCAAGGTGCCTCCATCGCCGACATCACCCGCGAACACATCGCCATCGATCCCGCGCTGTCCGCCACGCCCGATCCCGCGCGCACGCCGGCGTATGCCGCGGCTTACCAGCGCTTCCTCCACTACTTAGACGCCGTCTCGCCGCTGCAGCGCGGCTGA
- a CDS encoding tryptophan halogenase family protein — MDSPTTPEGRIRKVVIAGGGTAGWLAGCALAHQFRDRLDITLVESEQIGTVGVGESTVPPIRTFHRFLQIDEQEFLRAVAGTFKLSISFENWRRPGERYIHPFGITGQGTWAAAFHHFWLDSLRRGMTSELGDFCLETVASRGDLFSLQTQPQVNYAYHFDAGLYAKFLRRIAEGHGLRRVEGKIREVRQHAHDGAVQSLVLEDGQVIEGDLFIDCTGFRGLLIEQTLHTGYEDWNEWLPSDRAVAVQTESVGPPVPYTRAIAHEAGWRWHIPLQHRVGCGLVFSSRHMSDDEARAKLLRDVGAPALRDPWLVPFRTGRRLKAWNRNVVSLGLASGFIEPLESTSIHLAISAVVRLIQLFPFDGIASSLVDLYNDVSRAEMEHVRDFIILHYHATQRDEPMWKACREMALPDSLEIRLRAWRERAHAWQDADELFRVDSWTHVLLGQGIQPGSPHPLARALADDDLRTLLQSIRQPIERAVAQMPSQQAFIERYCKAAPEVWPSPRAVTA, encoded by the coding sequence TTGGACTCTCCTACGACACCCGAAGGACGTATCCGCAAGGTCGTCATCGCCGGTGGTGGTACTGCCGGATGGCTGGCCGGCTGCGCGCTGGCGCACCAGTTCCGCGACCGGCTGGACATCACCCTGGTCGAATCCGAGCAGATCGGCACGGTCGGGGTGGGCGAATCCACCGTGCCGCCGATCCGCACCTTCCATCGTTTCCTACAGATCGACGAGCAGGAATTCCTGCGTGCCGTCGCCGGTACGTTCAAGCTCTCGATCTCGTTCGAGAACTGGCGCCGTCCCGGCGAGCGCTACATCCATCCGTTCGGCATCACCGGGCAGGGCACGTGGGCGGCGGCGTTCCATCATTTCTGGCTGGACAGCCTGCGACGCGGCATGACGTCGGAACTGGGCGACTTCTGCCTGGAAACCGTCGCCTCGCGCGGCGACTTGTTCTCGCTGCAGACCCAGCCGCAGGTGAACTACGCCTACCACTTCGATGCAGGGCTGTACGCGAAATTCCTGCGGCGCATCGCCGAGGGCCACGGTCTGCGGCGGGTGGAAGGGAAGATCCGCGAGGTCAGGCAACATGCGCATGACGGCGCGGTGCAATCGTTGGTGCTGGAAGACGGCCAGGTCATCGAAGGCGATCTGTTCATCGATTGCACGGGCTTCCGTGGACTGCTGATCGAACAGACGCTGCATACCGGCTACGAGGACTGGAATGAGTGGCTGCCCAGCGACCGCGCCGTCGCGGTGCAGACCGAATCGGTAGGACCACCCGTGCCGTACACCCGCGCCATCGCGCACGAGGCGGGCTGGCGCTGGCATATCCCGCTGCAGCACCGCGTGGGCTGCGGGCTGGTGTTCTCCAGCCGGCACATGTCCGATGACGAGGCGCGCGCCAAGCTGCTGCGCGATGTCGGTGCACCGGCCCTGCGTGATCCTTGGCTGGTGCCGTTCCGTACCGGACGCCGGTTGAAGGCGTGGAACAGGAACGTGGTGTCGCTGGGCCTGGCCAGCGGTTTCATCGAGCCGCTGGAATCGACCAGCATCCATCTGGCCATCAGCGCCGTGGTGCGGCTGATCCAGCTGTTTCCCTTCGACGGCATCGCCTCGTCACTGGTGGACCTGTACAACGATGTCAGCCGCGCGGAAATGGAGCACGTGCGGGATTTCATCATCCTCCACTACCACGCCACGCAGCGCGACGAGCCCATGTGGAAGGCCTGTCGCGAGATGGCGCTACCCGATTCGCTGGAGATACGGCTGCGCGCCTGGCGCGAGCGCGCACATGCCTGGCAGGATGCGGACGAGTTGTTCCGCGTCGATTCCTGGACCCACGTGCTGCTCGGCCAGGGCATCCAGCCGGGAAGCCCGCATCCGCTCGCGCGCGCCCTGGCGGACGATGATCTGCGCACGTTGCTGCAGTCGATCCGGCAACCCATCGAGCGCGCCGTCGCGCAGATGCCGTCGCAGCAGGCCTTCATCGAGCGCTACTGCAAGGCCGCGCCAGAGGTGTGGCCGTCCCCCCGCGCCGTGACCGCATAG